From the Flavobacterium galactosidilyticum genome, one window contains:
- a CDS encoding UDP-N-acetylmuramoyl-L-alanyl-D-glutamate--2,6-diaminopimelate ligase — protein MSTLKDILYKVAIEAVKGPTDIAINKIDFDSRKIEANDVFVAIRGSISDGHDFIEKAIQKGATAVICDAFPDTINNEVTYVQVKDTNSALAFMAANYFSEPSKNLKLVGITGTNGKTTIASLLFQLFQKAGFKVGLLSTVKIVVDKVEHKATHTTPDSITINHYLKEMVDNGVEYCFMEVSSHGIHQKRTEALHFVGGIFTNLSHDHLDYHPTFAEYRDVKKTFFDNLPKSAFALTNSDDKNGQVMLQNTAARKRTYALKSYADYKAQILENQLSGLLLKINGNEVWVKLIGTFNAYNLLAIYGTAVELGMESLEVLRLLSDLESVSGRFQFIVSATNITAIVDYAHTPDALDNVLRTINDIRTTNEQLITVVGCGGNRDKTKRPIMADIATALSDKAILTSDNPRDEDPEVIISEMEKGVAPQNYKKLLAITDRKQAIKTACQLAQPNDIILIAGKGHETYQEVKGIRQHFDDMETVKEILEQLNK, from the coding sequence ATGAGTACACTAAAAGATATATTGTATAAAGTAGCAATCGAGGCGGTAAAAGGACCAACTGATATTGCTATCAATAAAATAGATTTTGATTCTAGAAAAATCGAAGCTAATGATGTTTTTGTGGCTATTCGTGGTTCAATTTCTGACGGTCATGATTTTATAGAAAAAGCGATCCAGAAAGGGGCAACTGCTGTAATATGTGATGCTTTTCCGGATACTATTAATAATGAAGTTACTTACGTTCAAGTAAAGGACACCAATTCAGCTTTAGCTTTTATGGCTGCTAATTACTTTAGTGAACCTTCTAAAAACTTGAAATTAGTTGGAATTACAGGAACAAATGGCAAAACTACTATTGCCTCTTTATTGTTTCAATTATTCCAAAAAGCGGGTTTTAAAGTAGGTTTACTTTCAACGGTAAAAATTGTAGTTGACAAAGTGGAGCATAAAGCAACGCATACAACTCCTGATTCAATTACCATAAATCATTATCTAAAAGAAATGGTAGATAATGGAGTAGAGTACTGTTTTATGGAAGTGAGTTCGCATGGAATTCATCAAAAAAGAACAGAAGCTTTACATTTTGTAGGCGGGATATTTACAAATTTATCTCACGATCACTTAGACTACCATCCTACGTTTGCGGAATATAGAGATGTCAAAAAAACATTTTTTGATAATTTGCCAAAATCAGCTTTTGCATTGACAAATAGTGATGATAAAAACGGACAAGTGATGTTGCAGAATACTGCGGCAAGAAAACGTACCTATGCTTTGAAATCATATGCTGATTATAAAGCACAGATTCTTGAAAATCAATTGTCAGGGTTGCTACTGAAAATCAATGGAAATGAAGTTTGGGTAAAGTTAATAGGAACATTTAATGCATATAATTTATTAGCTATTTACGGAACGGCTGTCGAGTTAGGAATGGAAAGTTTAGAGGTTCTTCGTTTATTATCAGATTTAGAAAGTGTTTCTGGTCGTTTTCAGTTTATAGTTTCTGCTACTAATATTACTGCGATTGTTGATTATGCGCATACTCCAGATGCATTAGATAATGTGCTCAGGACAATCAATGACATTCGTACTACAAATGAACAATTAATTACAGTTGTGGGTTGCGGAGGGAATAGAGATAAAACAAAACGCCCAATAATGGCTGATATTGCTACAGCTTTGAGTGATAAGGCAATATTGACGTCAGATAATCCTAGAGATGAAGATCCTGAAGTTATAATTAGTGAAATGGAAAAGGGTGTCGCGCCTCAAAACTATAAAAAGTTACTGGCTATTACAGATAGAAAGCAAGCTATAAAAACGGCTTGCCAGTTAGCTCAGCCTAATGACATCATATTGATTGCTGGTAAAGGTCACGAGACATACCAAGAGGTGAAAGGCATTCGTCAGCATTTTGACGATATGGAAACGGTAAAAGAAATTTTAGAACAGCTTAATAAATAA
- the mraY gene encoding phospho-N-acetylmuramoyl-pentapeptide-transferase, which yields MLYYLFEYLDKTLDVSGTGVFQYITVRSALAFMLSLLLSTIYGKRIIQFLQRQQVGETVRELGLAGQNEKAGTPTMGGLIIIFATLVPVMLFAKLHNIYIVMLIVTTLWMGTIGFIDDYIKIFKKDKEGLKGIFKVVGQVGLGLIVGSVLYFSPAVTVRQDTGKINIFNVTTENVIAPAPVEEKSTVTTIPFFKNNEFDYAELLAWTGDGYQKWAWLVFIPVVIFIITAVSNGANLTDGIDGLAAGTSAVSVLALGIFTFVSGNIIFSNYLNIMYIPNSGEMTVFIAAFVGALIGFLWYNSYPASVFMGDTGSLTIGGIIAVLAIAVRKEMLIPLLCGIFLVENFSVVLQVSYFKYTKKRFGEGRRIFLMSPLHHHYQKKGYHESKIVTRFWIVAIMLAILSIITLKLR from the coding sequence ATGCTATATTATTTATTTGAATATCTAGACAAAACATTGGATGTTTCCGGTACAGGAGTTTTTCAGTACATTACTGTTAGATCTGCGTTGGCTTTTATGCTATCACTGCTATTATCCACTATTTATGGAAAAAGAATTATTCAGTTTTTGCAGAGACAGCAAGTTGGTGAAACCGTGCGTGAACTTGGTTTAGCAGGTCAAAATGAAAAAGCAGGAACACCTACTATGGGTGGATTAATCATAATTTTTGCTACGCTTGTTCCGGTTATGCTTTTTGCCAAGTTGCATAATATTTATATTGTTATGTTGATAGTTACTACACTTTGGATGGGAACTATTGGTTTTATTGATGATTATATTAAAATTTTCAAAAAAGATAAAGAAGGTTTAAAAGGGATATTCAAAGTTGTTGGGCAAGTCGGGCTGGGGTTAATTGTTGGTTCAGTACTCTATTTCAGTCCAGCAGTTACAGTACGACAAGATACTGGAAAGATTAATATTTTTAATGTAACAACTGAAAATGTTATCGCTCCAGCGCCAGTAGAGGAGAAATCGACTGTTACTACAATTCCTTTTTTTAAAAATAATGAATTTGACTACGCTGAATTATTGGCTTGGACAGGTGATGGTTATCAAAAATGGGCATGGTTGGTTTTTATCCCTGTTGTAATTTTTATAATAACGGCCGTATCTAACGGTGCTAATTTAACTGATGGAATAGATGGACTTGCTGCTGGAACTTCTGCGGTGTCAGTCCTCGCTTTGGGAATATTTACGTTTGTTTCAGGGAATATTATTTTTTCCAATTATCTAAATATAATGTATATCCCTAATTCAGGGGAAATGACCGTTTTTATAGCTGCTTTTGTTGGTGCACTCATCGGTTTTTTATGGTATAATTCCTATCCTGCTTCTGTTTTTATGGGTGATACTGGTAGTTTGACTATTGGAGGAATTATTGCAGTTCTCGCAATTGCCGTTCGTAAAGAAATGTTGATTCCATTATTATGCGGAATTTTTCTAGTCGAAAATTTCTCTGTGGTTCTTCAAGTTAGCTATTTTAAATACACAAAGAAACGCTTTGGCGAAGGCCGAAGAATATTTTTAATGTCGCCGTTGCATCATCATTATCAGAAAAAAGGATACCACGAAAGTAAAATTGTGACTAGATTTTGGATTGTTGCCATAATGCTAGCCATATTATCAATTATTACTTTAAAACTAAGATAG
- the murD gene encoding UDP-N-acetylmuramoyl-L-alanine--D-glutamate ligase produces the protein MRLVILGGGESGVGTAILGKKKGYDVFVSDFGKIKGNYKEVLLINGIQWEDEKHTEDLILNADVVMKSPGIPDKSPIVRKLKEKGIPVISEIEFAAPFTNAAIIGITGSNGKTTTTMLTHHLLKSAGLNVGLGGNIGKSFAWQVAENKYDSYVLELSSFQLDGIKNFKPHIAIITNISPDHLDRYDYKYENYIDSKFRISMNQTEEDYLIYDADDEAIEHWLSTHKVKAKLIPFSLTKTFNEGAYINNNSKMEIKISQDEFTMDTEYIALEGKHNMKNAMAATSVAKLMQIRKATIRESLSNFQGVEHRLEKVLKIQNVQYINDSKATNVNASFFALDSMNTPTVWIVGGVDKGNDYNELMSLVREKVKAIICLGVDNKKIIDVFGNVVDIMVEVDNMNDAVKMAQRLTEKGDSVLLSPACASFDLFESYEDRGNQFKQAVKHL, from the coding sequence ATGAGGCTCGTAATTCTAGGCGGAGGAGAGAGCGGTGTAGGTACTGCAATTCTGGGTAAGAAAAAAGGATACGATGTATTTGTGTCTGATTTTGGAAAGATAAAAGGGAATTATAAAGAAGTTCTCCTTATAAATGGAATTCAATGGGAAGATGAAAAACACACGGAAGATCTGATTCTGAATGCTGATGTTGTAATGAAAAGTCCCGGAATTCCAGATAAATCACCAATAGTGAGGAAGCTGAAAGAGAAAGGAATTCCAGTCATTTCAGAAATTGAGTTTGCAGCACCTTTTACAAATGCAGCAATTATTGGGATTACAGGTAGTAATGGTAAAACGACAACTACGATGCTAACCCACCACTTGCTTAAATCGGCAGGATTAAATGTTGGATTGGGAGGTAATATAGGAAAGAGTTTTGCTTGGCAAGTTGCTGAAAATAAATATGATTCCTATGTGTTAGAGTTAAGTAGTTTTCAGCTGGATGGCATTAAGAATTTCAAGCCGCATATTGCCATAATTACAAATATTAGCCCGGATCATTTAGATCGATACGATTATAAATATGAAAATTATATTGATTCGAAATTTAGAATATCAATGAATCAAACTGAGGAGGATTACCTCATATATGACGCGGATGATGAAGCTATCGAACACTGGCTGAGCACGCACAAAGTAAAAGCAAAATTAATTCCTTTCTCATTGACTAAAACTTTCAACGAAGGAGCATACATAAACAACAACAGCAAAATGGAAATTAAAATCAGTCAAGACGAGTTTACAATGGATACAGAATACATTGCCTTAGAAGGAAAACATAACATGAAAAATGCAATGGCAGCAACATCTGTAGCAAAATTAATGCAAATAAGAAAGGCTACAATTAGAGAAAGTCTTTCAAATTTTCAAGGAGTAGAACACCGTCTTGAGAAAGTTTTGAAAATTCAAAATGTTCAATATATAAACGATTCAAAGGCAACTAATGTAAACGCTAGTTTTTTTGCTCTTGACAGTATGAATACACCAACTGTTTGGATTGTTGGAGGTGTTGATAAAGGAAATGATTACAATGAGTTGATGTCGCTAGTTCGTGAGAAAGTGAAGGCGATTATCTGTCTTGGTGTTGATAATAAAAAGATCATTGATGTTTTTGGAAATGTTGTTGACATTATGGTTGAAGTTGATAATATGAATGATGCTGTAAAAATGGCACAACGTTTAACTGAAAAAGGAGATTCAGTATTATTGTCACCTGCTTGTGCAAGTTTTGATTTATTTGAAAGCTATGAAGACAGAGGAAATCAATTTAAACAAGCGGTTAAGCATTTGTAG